One Camelina sativa cultivar DH55 unplaced genomic scaffold, Cs unpScaffold00651, whole genome shotgun sequence genomic window carries:
- the LOC104773805 gene encoding myosin heavy chain, clone 203-like isoform X3 gives MQQGGPRILGVATRMHFQRTASLEQELESLKLKLAACTREKNNLLEELAEAYRVKAQLADLHAGEVAKNLDAEKQVRYFQGSVAAAFSERDKSVMEAEKATENAEIMSQRLGETEERLEELSSDCLAQKRLNDTLQADLAKLEEQTRTYAEVIEKFFDIRKASLCESLEMSLPDKCASLLDDPIESWTFNDPSTSEYVAAVEGELRSVKNTVDNLQSKLRVGLEIENHLKKRVRALKKKNIVADGMIVNGITDMRHHHSQLRAYIIDLLNEEGLYIKSLSKNLEEKLKLYSSEIQDVVPLQHDMKPDESECRDVHITTVVESSQVTKLAESSIAKIMGESGGDASEAFAQALQEKVGALLLLSQQEERHLHEENVNAALQQKVDELQRNVLQVTNEKVRTLMELAQLRQEYQSLRDKMSGTREEETTGNSGKISITNEKEGRLKNMWKKSYLNRWIDPSARGGGHLNTEADYASNIDYARMKVEYAAIKESLESLGHLTTSIRRLRLALLQVKESNDTETTERRCEVAIANILVEATHLKTALGISIPISWSAESDVESVADGESSCERTDSVSASGYEMVELVILAAEIMKEQNH, from the exons ATGCAACAAGGTGGACCTAGAATTCTTGGTGTGGCTACTCGGATGCATTTCCAGAG GACAGCTAGCTTGGAGCAGGAGTTAGAGAGCTTAAAACTGAAGTTGGCTGCTTGcacaagagagaaaaacaatctTCTAGAGGAGCTTGCAGAAGCTTATCGTGTAAAA GCTCAGTTAGCAGATTTACATGCTGGAGAAGTAGCAAAG AACTTGGACGCAGAAAAGCAAGTTAGGTATTTCCAGGGTTCTGTGGCTGCTGCTTTTTCTGAAAGAGATAAATCAGTAATGGAG GCCGAGAAAGCTACAGAGAACGCTGAAATTATGTCACAGAGACTTGGTGAAACTGAGGAGCG GTTGGAAGAACTCAGCTCAGATTGTCTTGCACAGAAGAGACTAAATGACACATTGCAAGCTGACTTGGCAAAACTTGAAGAACAGACTAGAACATATGCAGAA GTGATTGAGAAGTTCTTTGATATTCGTAAAGCTTCGCTCTGTGAGTCCCTTGAAATGAGTTTGCCTGATAAATGTGCAAGTTTATTGGATGATCCTATAGAATCATGGACTTTCAATGATCCTTCAACATCAGAATATGTA GCTGCAGTGGAAGGAGAGTTGAGATCGGTTAAAAACACTGTGGATAATCTTCAGAGTAAATTACGAGTG GGCTTAGAGATTGAGAATCATTTGAAGAAGAGGGTTCGTGCgttgaaaaagaagaat ATTGTTGCAGACGGGATGATCGTTAATGGCATTACAGACATGCGACATCATCATTCTCAACTGAGGGCCTACATCATTGATTTACTTAATGAGGAAGGACTATACATTAAATCGCTTTCCAAAAATCTAGAAGAAAAACTTAAGCTTTACTCATCGGAGATACAGGATGTAGTGCCACTACAACATGATATGAAGCCTGATGAATCTGAATGCCGGGATGTGCATATAACCACAGTTGTTGAATCTTCCCAAGTAACTAAG CTTGCGGAATCTAGTATTGCCAAAATCATGGGTGAAAGTGGAGGGGATGCATCTGAAGCCTTTGCACAAGCATTACAAGAGAAG GTTGGCGCTCTGTTACTTCTATCACAGCAGGAAGAGAGACATTTACATGAAGAAAATGTCAATGCAGCTCTCCAGCAGAAAGTAGATGAGCTTCAAAGAAATGTCTTGCAG GTTACCAACGAAAAGGTGAGAACCCTTATGGAGTTAGCACAACTACGTCAGGAATATCAGTCGCTAAGAGA CAAAATGAGTGGTACAAGAGAGGAAGAAACGACAGGAAACAGTGGCAAGATATCTATCACCAATGAGAAAGAGGGAAGACTAAAGAATATGTGGAAGAAGTCTTACTTAAATCGTTGGATCGACCCAAGTGCAAGAGGCGGAGGTCACTTGAACACTGAAGCAGATTATGCCAGTAACATTGATTATGCAAG AATGAAAGTCGAATACGCAGCTATAAAAGAGAGCCTGGAAAGCCTGGGACACTTGACGACGTCAATCCGCAGGCTTCGACTTGCGCTCTTGCAG GTTAAGGAGTCGAATGATACTGAAACAACTGAGAGAAGATGTGAAGTAGCGATTGCCAACATCCTCGTGGAGGCAACCCATTTGAAGACTGCCCTTGGTATCTCCATACCCATAAGCTGGTCAGCTGAATCAGACGTTGAATCTGTTGCTGACGGTGAATCGAGCTGTGAGAGGACGGATTCTGTTTCTGCTTCAGGATATGAGATGGTGGAGCTTGTTATTCTAGCTGCCGAGATAATGAAAGAACAAAACCATTGA
- the LOC104773805 gene encoding myosin heavy chain, clone 203-like isoform X1 — protein sequence MDLNLDENEILKARIKQLELERNELQKDIEQLCMQQGGPSILGVATRMHFQRTASLEQELESLKLKLAACTREKNNLLEELAEAYRVKAQLADLHAGEVAKNLDAEKQVRYFQGSVAAAFSERDKSVMEAEKATENAEIMSQRLGETEKRLEELSSDCLAQKRLNDTLQADLAKLEEQTRTYAEVIEKFFDIRKASLCESLEMSLPDKCASLLDDPIESWTFNDPSTSEYVAAVEGELRSVKNTVDNLQSKLRVGLEIENHLKKRVRALKKKNIVADGMIVNGITDMRHHHSQLRAYIIDLLNEEGLYIKSLSKNLEEKLKLYSSEIQDVVPLQHDMKPDESECRDVHITTVVESSQVTKLAESSIAKIMGESGGDASEAFAQALQEKVGALLLLSQQEERHLHEENVNAALQQKVDELQRNVLQVTNEKVRTLMELAQLRQEYQSLRDKMSGTREEETTGNSGKISITNEKEGRLKNMWKKSYLNRWIDPSARGGGHLNTEADYASNIDYARMKVEYAAIKESLESLGHLTTSIRRLRLALLQVKESNDTETTERRCEVAIANILVEATHLKTALGISIPISWSAESDVESVADGESSCERTDSVSASGYEMVELVILAAEIMKEQNH from the exons ATGGATCTTAATTTAGATGAGAATGAGATTCTAAAGGCTCGGATCAAACAACTTGAACTTG AGCGTAATGAACTACAGAAAGATATTGAACAGTTGTGCATGCAACAAGGTGGACCTAGCATTCTTGGTGTGGCTACTCGGATGCATTTCCAGAG GACAGCTAGCTTGGAGCAGGAGTTAGAGAGCTTAAAACTGAAGTTGGCTGCTTGcacaagagagaaaaacaatctTCTAGAGGAGCTTGCAGAAGCTTATCGTGTAAAA GCTCAGTTAGCAGATTTACATGCTGGAGAAGTAGCAAAG AACTTGGACGCAGAAAAGCAAGTTAGGTATTTCCAGGGTTCTGTGGCTGCTGCTTTTTCTGAAAGAGATAAATCAGTAATGGAG GCCGAGAAAGCTACAGAGAACGCTGAAATTATGTCACAGAGACTTGGTGAAACTGAGAAGCG GTTGGAAGAACTCAGCTCAGATTGTCTTGCACAGAAGAGACTAAATGACACATTGCAAGCTGACTTGGCAAAACTTGAAGAACAGACTAGAACATATGCAGAA GTGATTGAGAAGTTCTTTGATATTCGTAAAGCTTCGCTCTGTGAGTCCCTTGAAATGAGTTTGCCTGATAAATGTGCAAGTTTATTGGATGATCCTATAGAATCATGGACTTTCAATGATCCTTCAACATCAGAATATGTA GCTGCAGTGGAAGGAGAGTTGAGATCGGTTAAAAACACTGTGGATAATCTTCAGAGTAAATTACGAGTG GGCTTAGAGATTGAGAATCATTTGAAGAAGAGGGTTCGTGCgttgaaaaagaagaat ATTGTTGCAGACGGGATGATCGTTAATGGCATTACAGACATGCGACATCATCATTCTCAACTGAGGGCCTACATCATTGATTTACTTAATGAGGAAGGACTATACATTAAATCGCTTTCCAAAAATCTAGAAGAAAAACTTAAGCTTTACTCATCGGAGATACAGGATGTAGTGCCACTACAACATGATATGAAGCCTGATGAATCTGAATGCCGGGATGTGCATATAACCACAGTTGTTGAATCTTCCCAAGTAACTAAG CTTGCGGAATCTAGTATTGCCAAAATCATGGGTGAAAGTGGAGGGGATGCATCTGAAGCCTTTGCACAAGCATTACAAGAGAAG GTTGGCGCTCTGTTACTTCTATCACAGCAGGAAGAGAGACATTTACATGAAGAAAATGTCAATGCAGCTCTCCAGCAGAAAGTAGATGAGCTTCAAAGAAATGTCTTGCAG GTTACCAACGAAAAGGTGAGAACCCTTATGGAGTTAGCACAACTACGTCAGGAATATCAGTCGCTAAGAGA CAAAATGAGTGGTACAAGAGAGGAAGAAACGACAGGAAACAGTGGCAAGATATCTATCACCAATGAGAAAGAGGGAAGACTAAAGAATATGTGGAAGAAGTCTTACTTAAATCGTTGGATCGACCCAAGTGCAAGAGGCGGAGGTCACTTGAACACTGAAGCAGATTATGCCAGTAACATTGATTATGCAAG AATGAAAGTCGAATACGCAGCTATAAAAGAGAGCCTGGAAAGCCTGGGACACTTGACGACGTCAATCCGCAGGCTTCGACTTGCGCTCTTGCAG GTTAAGGAGTCGAATGATACTGAAACAACTGAGAGAAGATGTGAAGTAGCGATTGCCAACATCCTCGTGGAGGCAACCCATTTGAAGACTGCCCTTGGTATCTCCATACCCATAAGCTGGTCAGCTGAATCAGACGTTGAATCTGTTGCTGACGGTGAATCGAGCTGTGAGAGGACGGATTCTGTTTCTGCTTCAGGATATGAGATGGTGGAGCTTGTTATTCTAGCTGCCGAGATAATGAAAGAACAAAACCATTGA
- the LOC104773805 gene encoding myosin heavy chain, clone 203-like isoform X4 translates to MQQGGPSILGVATRMHFQRTASLEQELESLKLKLAACTREKNNLLEELAEAYRVKAQLADLHAGEVAKNLDAEKQVRYFQGSVAAAFSERDKSVMEAEKATENAEIMSQRLGETEKRLEELSSDCLAQKRLNDTLQADLAKLEEQTRTYAEVIEKFFDIRKASLCESLEMSLPDKCASLLDDPIESWTFNDPSTSEYVAAVEGELRSVKNTVDNLQSKLRVGLEIENHLKKRVRALKKKNIVADGMIVNGITDMRHHHSQLRAYIIDLLNEEGLYIKSLSKNLEEKLKLYSSEIQDVVPLQHDMKPDESECRDVHITTVVESSQVTKLAESSIAKIMGESGGDASEAFAQALQEKVGALLLLSQQEERHLHEENVNAALQQKVDELQRNVLQVTNEKVRTLMELAQLRQEYQSLRDKMSGTREEETTGNSGKISITNEKEGRLKNMWKKSYLNRWIDPSARGGGHLNTEADYASNIDYARMKVEYAAIKESLESLGHLTTSIRRLRLALLQVKESNDTETTERRCEVAIANILVEATHLKTALGISIPISWSAESDVESVADGESSCERTDSVSASGYEMVELVILAAEIMKEQNH, encoded by the exons ATGCAACAAGGTGGACCTAGCATTCTTGGTGTGGCTACTCGGATGCATTTCCAGAG GACAGCTAGCTTGGAGCAGGAGTTAGAGAGCTTAAAACTGAAGTTGGCTGCTTGcacaagagagaaaaacaatctTCTAGAGGAGCTTGCAGAAGCTTATCGTGTAAAA GCTCAGTTAGCAGATTTACATGCTGGAGAAGTAGCAAAG AACTTGGACGCAGAAAAGCAAGTTAGGTATTTCCAGGGTTCTGTGGCTGCTGCTTTTTCTGAAAGAGATAAATCAGTAATGGAG GCCGAGAAAGCTACAGAGAACGCTGAAATTATGTCACAGAGACTTGGTGAAACTGAGAAGCG GTTGGAAGAACTCAGCTCAGATTGTCTTGCACAGAAGAGACTAAATGACACATTGCAAGCTGACTTGGCAAAACTTGAAGAACAGACTAGAACATATGCAGAA GTGATTGAGAAGTTCTTTGATATTCGTAAAGCTTCGCTCTGTGAGTCCCTTGAAATGAGTTTGCCTGATAAATGTGCAAGTTTATTGGATGATCCTATAGAATCATGGACTTTCAATGATCCTTCAACATCAGAATATGTA GCTGCAGTGGAAGGAGAGTTGAGATCGGTTAAAAACACTGTGGATAATCTTCAGAGTAAATTACGAGTG GGCTTAGAGATTGAGAATCATTTGAAGAAGAGGGTTCGTGCgttgaaaaagaagaat ATTGTTGCAGACGGGATGATCGTTAATGGCATTACAGACATGCGACATCATCATTCTCAACTGAGGGCCTACATCATTGATTTACTTAATGAGGAAGGACTATACATTAAATCGCTTTCCAAAAATCTAGAAGAAAAACTTAAGCTTTACTCATCGGAGATACAGGATGTAGTGCCACTACAACATGATATGAAGCCTGATGAATCTGAATGCCGGGATGTGCATATAACCACAGTTGTTGAATCTTCCCAAGTAACTAAG CTTGCGGAATCTAGTATTGCCAAAATCATGGGTGAAAGTGGAGGGGATGCATCTGAAGCCTTTGCACAAGCATTACAAGAGAAG GTTGGCGCTCTGTTACTTCTATCACAGCAGGAAGAGAGACATTTACATGAAGAAAATGTCAATGCAGCTCTCCAGCAGAAAGTAGATGAGCTTCAAAGAAATGTCTTGCAG GTTACCAACGAAAAGGTGAGAACCCTTATGGAGTTAGCACAACTACGTCAGGAATATCAGTCGCTAAGAGA CAAAATGAGTGGTACAAGAGAGGAAGAAACGACAGGAAACAGTGGCAAGATATCTATCACCAATGAGAAAGAGGGAAGACTAAAGAATATGTGGAAGAAGTCTTACTTAAATCGTTGGATCGACCCAAGTGCAAGAGGCGGAGGTCACTTGAACACTGAAGCAGATTATGCCAGTAACATTGATTATGCAAG AATGAAAGTCGAATACGCAGCTATAAAAGAGAGCCTGGAAAGCCTGGGACACTTGACGACGTCAATCCGCAGGCTTCGACTTGCGCTCTTGCAG GTTAAGGAGTCGAATGATACTGAAACAACTGAGAGAAGATGTGAAGTAGCGATTGCCAACATCCTCGTGGAGGCAACCCATTTGAAGACTGCCCTTGGTATCTCCATACCCATAAGCTGGTCAGCTGAATCAGACGTTGAATCTGTTGCTGACGGTGAATCGAGCTGTGAGAGGACGGATTCTGTTTCTGCTTCAGGATATGAGATGGTGGAGCTTGTTATTCTAGCTGCCGAGATAATGAAAGAACAAAACCATTGA
- the LOC104773805 gene encoding myosin heavy chain, clone 203-like isoform X2, with amino-acid sequence MQQGGPRILGVATRMHFQRTASLEQELESLKLKLAACTREKNNLLEELAEAYRVKAQLADLHAGEVAKNLDAEKQVRYFQGSVAAAFSERDKSVMEAEKATENAEIMSQRLGETEKRLEELSSDCLAQKRLNDTLQADLAKLEEQTRTYAEVIEKFFDIRKASLCESLEMSLPDKCASLLDDPIESWTFNDPSTSEYVAAVEGELRSVKNTVDNLQSKLRVGLEIENHLKKRVRALKKKNIVADGMIVNGITDMRHHHSQLRAYIIDLLNEEGLYIKSLSKNLEEKLKLYSSEIQDVVPLQHDMKPDESECRDVHITTVVESSQVTKLAESSIAKIMGESGGDASEAFAQALQEKVGALLLLSQQEERHLHEENVNAALQQKVDELQRNVLQVTNEKVRTLMELAQLRQEYQSLRDKMSGTREEETTGNSGKISITNEKEGRLKNMWKKSYLNRWIDPSARGGGHLNTEADYASNIDYARMKVEYAAIKESLESLGHLTTSIRRLRLALLQVKESNDTETTERRCEVAIANILVEATHLKTALGISIPISWSAESDVESVADGESSCERTDSVSASGYEMVELVILAAEIMKEQNH; translated from the exons ATGCAACAAGGTGGACCTAGAATTCTTGGTGTGGCTACTCGGATGCATTTCCAGAG GACAGCTAGCTTGGAGCAGGAGTTAGAGAGCTTAAAACTGAAGTTGGCTGCTTGcacaagagagaaaaacaatctTCTAGAGGAGCTTGCAGAAGCTTATCGTGTAAAA GCTCAGTTAGCAGATTTACATGCTGGAGAAGTAGCAAAG AACTTGGACGCAGAAAAGCAAGTTAGGTATTTCCAGGGTTCTGTGGCTGCTGCTTTTTCTGAAAGAGATAAATCAGTAATGGAG GCCGAGAAAGCTACAGAGAACGCTGAAATTATGTCACAGAGACTTGGTGAAACTGAGAAGCG GTTGGAAGAACTCAGCTCAGATTGTCTTGCACAGAAGAGACTAAATGACACATTGCAAGCTGACTTGGCAAAACTTGAAGAACAGACTAGAACATATGCAGAA GTGATTGAGAAGTTCTTTGATATTCGTAAAGCTTCGCTCTGTGAGTCCCTTGAAATGAGTTTGCCTGATAAATGTGCAAGTTTATTGGATGATCCTATAGAATCATGGACTTTCAATGATCCTTCAACATCAGAATATGTA GCTGCAGTGGAAGGAGAGTTGAGATCGGTTAAAAACACTGTGGATAATCTTCAGAGTAAATTACGAGTG GGCTTAGAGATTGAGAATCATTTGAAGAAGAGGGTTCGTGCgttgaaaaagaagaat ATTGTTGCAGACGGGATGATCGTTAATGGCATTACAGACATGCGACATCATCATTCTCAACTGAGGGCCTACATCATTGATTTACTTAATGAGGAAGGACTATACATTAAATCGCTTTCCAAAAATCTAGAAGAAAAACTTAAGCTTTACTCATCGGAGATACAGGATGTAGTGCCACTACAACATGATATGAAGCCTGATGAATCTGAATGCCGGGATGTGCATATAACCACAGTTGTTGAATCTTCCCAAGTAACTAAG CTTGCGGAATCTAGTATTGCCAAAATCATGGGTGAAAGTGGAGGGGATGCATCTGAAGCCTTTGCACAAGCATTACAAGAGAAG GTTGGCGCTCTGTTACTTCTATCACAGCAGGAAGAGAGACATTTACATGAAGAAAATGTCAATGCAGCTCTCCAGCAGAAAGTAGATGAGCTTCAAAGAAATGTCTTGCAG GTTACCAACGAAAAGGTGAGAACCCTTATGGAGTTAGCACAACTACGTCAGGAATATCAGTCGCTAAGAGA CAAAATGAGTGGTACAAGAGAGGAAGAAACGACAGGAAACAGTGGCAAGATATCTATCACCAATGAGAAAGAGGGAAGACTAAAGAATATGTGGAAGAAGTCTTACTTAAATCGTTGGATCGACCCAAGTGCAAGAGGCGGAGGTCACTTGAACACTGAAGCAGATTATGCCAGTAACATTGATTATGCAAG AATGAAAGTCGAATACGCAGCTATAAAAGAGAGCCTGGAAAGCCTGGGACACTTGACGACGTCAATCCGCAGGCTTCGACTTGCGCTCTTGCAG GTTAAGGAGTCGAATGATACTGAAACAACTGAGAGAAGATGTGAAGTAGCGATTGCCAACATCCTCGTGGAGGCAACCCATTTGAAGACTGCCCTTGGTATCTCCATACCCATAAGCTGGTCAGCTGAATCAGACGTTGAATCTGTTGCTGACGGTGAATCGAGCTGTGAGAGGACGGATTCTGTTTCTGCTTCAGGATATGAGATGGTGGAGCTTGTTATTCTAGCTGCCGAGATAATGAAAGAACAAAACCATTGA
- the LOC104773805 gene encoding uncharacterized protein LOC104773805 isoform X6 has translation MEAEKATENAEIMSQRLGETEKRLEELSSDCLAQKRLNDTLQADLAKLEEQTRTYAEVIEKFFDIRKASLCESLEMSLPDKCASLLDDPIESWTFNDPSTSEYVAAVEGELRSVKNTVDNLQSKLRVGLEIENHLKKRVRALKKKNIVADGMIVNGITDMRHHHSQLRAYIIDLLNEEGLYIKSLSKNLEEKLKLYSSEIQDVVPLQHDMKPDESECRDVHITTVVESSQVTKLAESSIAKIMGESGGDASEAFAQALQEKVGALLLLSQQEERHLHEENVNAALQQKVDELQRNVLQVTNEKVRTLMELAQLRQEYQSLRDKMSGTREEETTGNSGKISITNEKEGRLKNMWKKSYLNRWIDPSARGGGHLNTEADYASNIDYARMKVEYAAIKESLESLGHLTTSIRRLRLALLQVKESNDTETTERRCEVAIANILVEATHLKTALGISIPISWSAESDVESVADGESSCERTDSVSASGYEMVELVILAAEIMKEQNH, from the exons ATGGAG GCCGAGAAAGCTACAGAGAACGCTGAAATTATGTCACAGAGACTTGGTGAAACTGAGAAGCG GTTGGAAGAACTCAGCTCAGATTGTCTTGCACAGAAGAGACTAAATGACACATTGCAAGCTGACTTGGCAAAACTTGAAGAACAGACTAGAACATATGCAGAA GTGATTGAGAAGTTCTTTGATATTCGTAAAGCTTCGCTCTGTGAGTCCCTTGAAATGAGTTTGCCTGATAAATGTGCAAGTTTATTGGATGATCCTATAGAATCATGGACTTTCAATGATCCTTCAACATCAGAATATGTA GCTGCAGTGGAAGGAGAGTTGAGATCGGTTAAAAACACTGTGGATAATCTTCAGAGTAAATTACGAGTG GGCTTAGAGATTGAGAATCATTTGAAGAAGAGGGTTCGTGCgttgaaaaagaagaat ATTGTTGCAGACGGGATGATCGTTAATGGCATTACAGACATGCGACATCATCATTCTCAACTGAGGGCCTACATCATTGATTTACTTAATGAGGAAGGACTATACATTAAATCGCTTTCCAAAAATCTAGAAGAAAAACTTAAGCTTTACTCATCGGAGATACAGGATGTAGTGCCACTACAACATGATATGAAGCCTGATGAATCTGAATGCCGGGATGTGCATATAACCACAGTTGTTGAATCTTCCCAAGTAACTAAG CTTGCGGAATCTAGTATTGCCAAAATCATGGGTGAAAGTGGAGGGGATGCATCTGAAGCCTTTGCACAAGCATTACAAGAGAAG GTTGGCGCTCTGTTACTTCTATCACAGCAGGAAGAGAGACATTTACATGAAGAAAATGTCAATGCAGCTCTCCAGCAGAAAGTAGATGAGCTTCAAAGAAATGTCTTGCAG GTTACCAACGAAAAGGTGAGAACCCTTATGGAGTTAGCACAACTACGTCAGGAATATCAGTCGCTAAGAGA CAAAATGAGTGGTACAAGAGAGGAAGAAACGACAGGAAACAGTGGCAAGATATCTATCACCAATGAGAAAGAGGGAAGACTAAAGAATATGTGGAAGAAGTCTTACTTAAATCGTTGGATCGACCCAAGTGCAAGAGGCGGAGGTCACTTGAACACTGAAGCAGATTATGCCAGTAACATTGATTATGCAAG AATGAAAGTCGAATACGCAGCTATAAAAGAGAGCCTGGAAAGCCTGGGACACTTGACGACGTCAATCCGCAGGCTTCGACTTGCGCTCTTGCAG GTTAAGGAGTCGAATGATACTGAAACAACTGAGAGAAGATGTGAAGTAGCGATTGCCAACATCCTCGTGGAGGCAACCCATTTGAAGACTGCCCTTGGTATCTCCATACCCATAAGCTGGTCAGCTGAATCAGACGTTGAATCTGTTGCTGACGGTGAATCGAGCTGTGAGAGGACGGATTCTGTTTCTGCTTCAGGATATGAGATGGTGGAGCTTGTTATTCTAGCTGCCGAGATAATGAAAGAACAAAACCATTGA
- the LOC104773805 gene encoding myosin heavy chain, clone 203-like isoform X5, giving the protein MDLNLDENEILKARIKQLELERNELQKDIEQLCMQQGGPSILGVATRMHFQRTASLEQELESLKLKLAACTREKNNLLEELAEAYRVKAQLADLHAGEVAKNLDAEKQVRYFQGSVAAAFSERDKSVMEAEKATENAEIMSQRLGETEKRLEELSSDCLAQKRLNDTLQADLAKLEEQTRTYAEVIEKFFDIRKASLCESLEMSLPDKCASLLDDPIESWTFNDPSTSEYVAAVEGELRSVKNTVDNLQSKLRVGLEIENHLKKRVRALKKKNIVADGMIVNGITDMRHHHSQLRAYIIDLLNEEGLYIKSLSKNLEEKLKLYSSEIQDVVPLQHDMKPDESECRDVHITTVVESSQVTKLAESSIAKIMGESGGDASEAFAQALQEKVGALLLLSQQEERHLHEENVNAALQQKVDELQRNVLQVTNEKVRTLMELAQLRQEYQSLRDKMSGTREEETTGNSGKISITNEKEGRLKNMWKKSYLNRWIDPSARGGGHLNTEADYASNIDYARMKVEYAAIKESLESLGHLTTSIRRLRLALLQNVLFYRLRSRMILKQLREDVK; this is encoded by the exons ATGGATCTTAATTTAGATGAGAATGAGATTCTAAAGGCTCGGATCAAACAACTTGAACTTG AGCGTAATGAACTACAGAAAGATATTGAACAGTTGTGCATGCAACAAGGTGGACCTAGCATTCTTGGTGTGGCTACTCGGATGCATTTCCAGAG GACAGCTAGCTTGGAGCAGGAGTTAGAGAGCTTAAAACTGAAGTTGGCTGCTTGcacaagagagaaaaacaatctTCTAGAGGAGCTTGCAGAAGCTTATCGTGTAAAA GCTCAGTTAGCAGATTTACATGCTGGAGAAGTAGCAAAG AACTTGGACGCAGAAAAGCAAGTTAGGTATTTCCAGGGTTCTGTGGCTGCTGCTTTTTCTGAAAGAGATAAATCAGTAATGGAG GCCGAGAAAGCTACAGAGAACGCTGAAATTATGTCACAGAGACTTGGTGAAACTGAGAAGCG GTTGGAAGAACTCAGCTCAGATTGTCTTGCACAGAAGAGACTAAATGACACATTGCAAGCTGACTTGGCAAAACTTGAAGAACAGACTAGAACATATGCAGAA GTGATTGAGAAGTTCTTTGATATTCGTAAAGCTTCGCTCTGTGAGTCCCTTGAAATGAGTTTGCCTGATAAATGTGCAAGTTTATTGGATGATCCTATAGAATCATGGACTTTCAATGATCCTTCAACATCAGAATATGTA GCTGCAGTGGAAGGAGAGTTGAGATCGGTTAAAAACACTGTGGATAATCTTCAGAGTAAATTACGAGTG GGCTTAGAGATTGAGAATCATTTGAAGAAGAGGGTTCGTGCgttgaaaaagaagaat ATTGTTGCAGACGGGATGATCGTTAATGGCATTACAGACATGCGACATCATCATTCTCAACTGAGGGCCTACATCATTGATTTACTTAATGAGGAAGGACTATACATTAAATCGCTTTCCAAAAATCTAGAAGAAAAACTTAAGCTTTACTCATCGGAGATACAGGATGTAGTGCCACTACAACATGATATGAAGCCTGATGAATCTGAATGCCGGGATGTGCATATAACCACAGTTGTTGAATCTTCCCAAGTAACTAAG CTTGCGGAATCTAGTATTGCCAAAATCATGGGTGAAAGTGGAGGGGATGCATCTGAAGCCTTTGCACAAGCATTACAAGAGAAG GTTGGCGCTCTGTTACTTCTATCACAGCAGGAAGAGAGACATTTACATGAAGAAAATGTCAATGCAGCTCTCCAGCAGAAAGTAGATGAGCTTCAAAGAAATGTCTTGCAG GTTACCAACGAAAAGGTGAGAACCCTTATGGAGTTAGCACAACTACGTCAGGAATATCAGTCGCTAAGAGA CAAAATGAGTGGTACAAGAGAGGAAGAAACGACAGGAAACAGTGGCAAGATATCTATCACCAATGAGAAAGAGGGAAGACTAAAGAATATGTGGAAGAAGTCTTACTTAAATCGTTGGATCGACCCAAGTGCAAGAGGCGGAGGTCACTTGAACACTGAAGCAGATTATGCCAGTAACATTGATTATGCAAG AATGAAAGTCGAATACGCAGCTATAAAAGAGAGCCTGGAAAGCCTGGGACACTTGACGACGTCAATCCGCAGGCTTCGACTTGCGCTCTTGCAG AATGTACTGTTTTACAGGTTAAGGAGTCGAATGATACTGAAACAACTGAGAGAAGATGTGAAGTAG